A DNA window from Ovis aries strain OAR_USU_Benz2616 breed Rambouillet chromosome 7, ARS-UI_Ramb_v3.0, whole genome shotgun sequence contains the following coding sequences:
- the CILP gene encoding cartilage intermediate layer protein 1 isoform X3 has protein sequence MAGTKACMFFLVLEITSALGRQMMLTQSVRRVQPGKRTSDVFAKPANLLDRSLRRDTEHSLWSPWSPWSKCSAACGHPGVQTRTRTCLAETVSLCSEATEEGRHCMEQACSACDLTCPMGKANAECDACMCQDFVLYGAVSLPGGAPASGASVYLLTKTPKLLTQTDSSGRFRVPGLCPDGKSILKITKTKFVPIRLTVPKTRLKAATIRAEFIRAETPYIVMNPETKARRAGQSVSLCCKATGKPKPDKYFWYHNNTLLDPSLYKHDSKLVLKNLQRDQAGEYFCKAQSDAGAAKSRIARLTVIAPDEIPCNPTPESYLIRLPHDCFQNATNSFYYDVGRCPVKTCAGQQDNGIRCRDAVEHCCGISKTEEREIQCSGYTLPTKVATECSCQRCTETRRIVRGRVSAADNGEPLRFGHVYMGNTRVSMTGYKGTFTLHVPQDTERLVLTFVDRMQKFVNTTKVLPFNKKGSAVFHEIKMLRRKEPITLEAMETNIIPLGDMAGEDPVAELEIPSKSFYRQNGEPYMGKVKASVTFLDPRNISTATAAQSDLNFINDEGDTFPLRTYGMFSVDFRDEATSESLNVGKVKVHLDSTQVKMPEHVPMMKLWSLNPETGLWEEESDFKPESQRRNRREDRTFLVGNMEIRERRLFNLDVPESRRCFIKVRAYRSERFLPSEQIQGVVVSVINLEPRTGFSSNPRAWGRFDSVLTGPNGACLPAFCDDQSPDAYSAYVLASLAGEELEAVESSPKFNPNAIGVPQPYLNKLKYRRTDHEDPRVKKTAFQISMAKPRPNAAEEGNGPIYAFENLRACEDAPPSAAHFRFYQIEGDRYDYNTVPFNDDDPMSWTEDYLAWWPKPMEFRACFIKVKIVGPLEINVRSRNMGGTHRRTVGKLYGIRDVKSTRDRDQPNVSSACLEFKCSGMLYDQDRVDRTLVKVVPQGSCQRASVNSMLHEYLVNHLPLAVNNDTSEYTMLAPLDPLGHNYGIYTVTDQDPRTAKEIALGRCFDGTSDGSSRVMKANVGVALTFNCVERQVGRQSAFQYLQNTPAQPSPASTVRGRVPSRRQRASQGSQRGGVASLRFPGAAQQPLSD, from the exons GGAGGCAGATGATGCTCACTCAGTCAGTAAGAAGAGTCCAGCCTGGGAAGAGGACCTCAGACGTCTTTGCCAAGCCTGCCAACCTCCTGGACA GATCCTTGCGCCGAGACACAGAGCACAGCCTCTGGAGTCCGTGGTCTCCCTGGAGCAAGTGTTCTGCTGCTTGTGGTCACCCTGGGGTCCAGACCCGAACGCGCACCTGCTTGGCGGAGACGGTGTCACTGTGCAGTGAGGCCACCGAGGAGGGCCGGCACTGCATGGAACAGGCCTGTTCAG CCTGTGACCTTACCTGCCCCATGGGCAAGGCGAATGCTGAGTGTGACGCATGCATGTGCCAGGACTTCGTGCTGTATGGGGCTGTCTCCCTCCCTGGGGGTGCCCCAGCCTCAGGGGCTTCTGTCTACCTCCTGACCAAGACACCTAAGCTACTGACCCAGACGGACAGCAGTGGGAGGTTCCGAGTCCCCGGGTTGTGCCCCGATGGCAAAAGCATCCTGAAGATCACAAAGACCAAGTTTGTGCCTATCCGCCTCACGGTGCCTAAGACCAGACTGAAGGCAGCCACCATCAGGGCGGAGTTCATAAGGGCAG AAACCCCGTACATTGTGATGAACCCTGAGACAAAAGCACGAAGAGCTGGGCAGAGCGTGTCCCTGTGCTGTaaggccacagggaagcccaaaccagaCAAGTATTTCTG GTACCATAACAACACACTGTTGGACCCCTCCCTCTACAAGCATGACAGCAAGCTGGTGCTGAAGAATCTGCAGCGGGACCAGGCCGGGGAGTACTTTTGCAAGGCCCAGAGCGATGCTGGGGCTGCAAAGTCCCGCATTGCCCGGCTGACTGTCATAG CCCCTGATGAGATTCCTTGCAACCCAACCCCCGAGAGCTACCTTATCCGGCTGCCCCATGACTGTTTCCAGAATGCCACCAACTCCTTCTACTATGACGTGGGTCGTTGCCCTGTCAAGACCTGTGCAGGGCAGCAGGATAATGGGATCAGGTGCCGAGATGCTGTGGAGCACTGCTGTGGGATCTCCAAAACAGAGGAGAGGGAGATCCAGTGCAGCGGGTACACGCTGCCCACCAAGGTGGCCACGGAGTGCAGCTGCCAGCGGTGTACGGAGACTCGGAGAATTGTGCGGGGCCGAGTCAGCGCAGCCGACAACGGGGAACCCCTGCGCTTCGGCCACGTGTACATGGGGAACACTCGTGTGAGCATGACCGGCTACAAGGGCACGTTCACTCTGCATGTCCCTCAGGACACAGAGAGGCTGGTGCTCACGTTTGTGGACAGGATGCAGAAGTTCGTCAACACCACCAAAGTGCTGCCCTTCAATAAGAAGGGGAGTGCTGTGTTCCATGAGATCAAGATGCTTCGGCGGAAAGAGCCCATCACCTTGGAGGCCATGGAGACCAACATTATTCCTTTGGGGGACATGGCTGGTGAAGACCCTGTGGCTGAGCTGGAGATCCCATCCAAGAGTTTCTACCGGCAGAACGGGGAGCCCTACATGGGAAAAGTAAAGGCCAGTGTGACCTTCCTGGATCCCCGGAATATTTCCACAGCTACTGCTGCCCAGAGTGACCTGAACTTCATCAATGATGAAGGAGACACTTTCCCTCTTCGGACATATGGCATGTTCTCGGTGGACTTCAGAGATGAAGCCACCTCAGAGTCCCTTAATGTTGGCAAGGTGAAGGTTCATCTTGACTCAACCCAGGTCAAGATGCCAGAGCATGTGCCCATGATGAAACTCTGGTCGCTCAACCCAGAAACAGGGCTGTGGGAGGAGGAAAGTGACTTCAAACCTGAAAGCCAAAGGCGGAACAGAAGGGAAGACAGGACCTTCCTGGTGGGCAACATGGAGATCCGTGAGCGGAGGCTTTTTAACCTGGATGTCCCGGAAAGCAGGAGGTGCTTCATCAAGGTGAGGGCCTACAGGAGTGAGAGGTTCTTGCCCAGTGAGCAAATCCAGGGGGTTGTGGTCTCTGTGATCAACCTGGAGCCGAGGACTGGCTTCTCCTCCAACCCCAGGGCCTGGGGCCGCTTTGACAGTGTCCTCACGGGTCCCAAtggggcctgcctgcctgccttctgtGATGACCAGTCCCCCGATGCTTACTCTGCCTATGTCTTGGCCAGCCTGGCTGGGGAAGAACTGGAAGCAGTGGAGTCTTCTCCTAAATTCAACCCAAATGCAATTGGTGTCCCTCAGCCCTACCTCAACAAGCTCAAGTACCGCCGGACAGACCATGAGGACCCACGGGTCAAGAAGACAGCTTTCCAGATCAGCATGGCCAAGCCACGGCCCAACGCAGCTGAGGAGGGCAATGGACCCATCTATGCATTTGAGAACCTCCGGGCATGCGAGGACGCACCACCCAGTGCGGCCCATTTCCGGTTCTACCAGATTGAGGGGGATCGGTATGACTATAACACAGTCCCATTCAACGATGATGACCCCATGAGCTGGACTGAAGACTACCTGGCATGGTGGCCGAAGCCAATGGAGTTCAGGGCTTGCTTCATCAAGGTGAAGATTGTGGGGCCACTGGAGATAAATGTGCGATCCCGTAACATGGGGGGCACCCACCGGCGGACGGTGGGAAAGCTATATGGAATCCGGGATGTGAAGAGCACACGGGACAGGGACCAGCCCAACGTCTCCTCTGCCTGTTTGGAGTTCAAGTGCAGTGGGATGCTCTATGACCAGGACCGTGTGGACCGCACCCTGGTGAAGGTCGTCCCCCAGGGCAGTTGCCAACGAGCCAGTGTAAACTCTATGCTGCATGAGTACCTGGTCAACCACCTACCGCTGGCGGTCAACAACGACACCAGTGAGTACACCATGCTGGCGCCCTTGGACCCACTGGGCCACAACTATGGCATCTACACTGTCACTGACCAGGACCCTCGCACGGCCAAGGAGATTGCGCTCGGCCGGTGCTTTGATGGCACATCCGATGGCTCCTCCAGAGTCATGAAGGCCAATGTGGGAGTGGCCCTCACCTTTAACTGCGTAGAGAGGCAGGTGGGCCGTCAGAGTGCCTTCCAGTACCTCCAGAACACCCCGGCCCAGCCCTCTCCTGCAAGCACTGTCAGGGGAAGAGTGCCCTCAAGGAGGCAGCGGGCAAGTCAGGGTAGCCAGCGTGGAGGGGTGGCCTCTCTGAGGTTTCCTGGGGCTGCTCAGCAGCCTCTGAGCGACTGA
- the CILP gene encoding cartilage intermediate layer protein 1 isoform X2 translates to MAGTKACMFFLVLEITSALGRQMMLTQSVRRVQPGKRTSDVFAKPANLLDSPGEWTTWFNIDHPGGQGDYERLDAIQFYYGDRVCARPLRLEARTTNWKPAGSTGQVVHGSPLEGFWCLNREQRPGQNCSNYTVRFLCPPGSLRRDTEHSLWSPWSPWSKCSAACGHPGVQTRTRTCLAETVSLCSEATEEGRHCMEQACSACDLTCPMGKANAECDACMCQDFVLYGAVSLPGGAPASGASVYLLTKTPKLLTQTDSSGRFRVPGLCPDGKSILKITKTKFVPIRLTVPKTRLKAATIRAEFIRAETPYIVMNPETKARRAGQSVSLCCKATGKPKPDKYFWYHNNTLLDPSLYKHDSKLVLKNLQRDQAGEYFCKAQSDAGAAKSRIARLTVIAPDEIPCNPTPESYLIRLPHDCFQNATNSFYYDVGRCPVKTCAGQQDNGIRCRDAVEHCCGISKTEEREIQCSGYTLPTKVATECSCQRCTETRRIVRGRVSAADNGEPLRFGHVYMGNTRVSMTGYKGTFTLHVPQDTERLVLTFVDRMQKFVNTTKVLPFNKKGSAVFHEIKMLRRKEPITLEAMETNIIPLGDMAGEDPVAELEIPSKSFYRQNGEPYMGKVKASVTFLDPRNISTATAAQSDLNFINDEGDTFPLRTYGMFSVDFRDEATSESLNVGKVKVHLDSTQVKMPEHVPMMKLWSLNPETGLWEEESDFKPESQRRNRREDRTFLVGNMEIRERRLFNLDVPESRRCFIKVRAYRSERFLPSEQIQGVVVSVINLEPRTGFSSNPRAWGRFDSVLTGPNGACLPAFCDDQSPDAYSAYVLASLAGEELEAVESSPKFNPNAIGVPQPYLNKLKYRRTDHEDPRVKKTAFQISMAKPRPNAAEEGNGPIYAFENLRACEDAPPSAAHFRFYQIEGDRYDYNTVPFNDDDPMSWTEDYLAWWPKPMEFRACFIKVKIVGPLEINVRSRNMGGTHRRTVGKLYGIRDVKSTRDRDQPNVSSACLEFKCSGMLYDQDRVDRTLVKVVPQGSCQRASVNSMLHEYLVNHLPLAVNNDTSEYTMLAPLDPLGHNYGIYTVTDQDPRTAKEIALGRCFDGTSDGSSRVMKANVGVALTFNCVERQVGRQSAFQYLQNTPAQPSPASTVRGRVPSRRQRASQGSQRGGVASLRFPGAAQQPLSD, encoded by the exons GGAGGCAGATGATGCTCACTCAGTCAGTAAGAAGAGTCCAGCCTGGGAAGAGGACCTCAGACGTCTTTGCCAAGCCTGCCAACCTCCTGGACA gtccTGGGGAGTGGACGACCTGGTTCAACATTGACCACCCGGGTGGGCAGGGTGACTACGAACGGCTGGATGCCATTCAGTTCTACTATGGGGACCGGGTGTGCGCTCGGCCCCTGCGGCTAGAGGCTCGAACCACCAACTGGAAGCCTGCAGGCAGCACCGGCCAAGTGGTCCATGGCAGCCCCCTCGAGGGCTTCTGGTGCCTCAACAGGGAGCAGCGACCCGGCCAGAACTGCTCTAATTACACCGTGCGCTTCCTCTGCCCTCCGG GATCCTTGCGCCGAGACACAGAGCACAGCCTCTGGAGTCCGTGGTCTCCCTGGAGCAAGTGTTCTGCTGCTTGTGGTCACCCTGGGGTCCAGACCCGAACGCGCACCTGCTTGGCGGAGACGGTGTCACTGTGCAGTGAGGCCACCGAGGAGGGCCGGCACTGCATGGAACAGGCCTGTTCAG CCTGTGACCTTACCTGCCCCATGGGCAAGGCGAATGCTGAGTGTGACGCATGCATGTGCCAGGACTTCGTGCTGTATGGGGCTGTCTCCCTCCCTGGGGGTGCCCCAGCCTCAGGGGCTTCTGTCTACCTCCTGACCAAGACACCTAAGCTACTGACCCAGACGGACAGCAGTGGGAGGTTCCGAGTCCCCGGGTTGTGCCCCGATGGCAAAAGCATCCTGAAGATCACAAAGACCAAGTTTGTGCCTATCCGCCTCACGGTGCCTAAGACCAGACTGAAGGCAGCCACCATCAGGGCGGAGTTCATAAGGGCAG AAACCCCGTACATTGTGATGAACCCTGAGACAAAAGCACGAAGAGCTGGGCAGAGCGTGTCCCTGTGCTGTaaggccacagggaagcccaaaccagaCAAGTATTTCTG GTACCATAACAACACACTGTTGGACCCCTCCCTCTACAAGCATGACAGCAAGCTGGTGCTGAAGAATCTGCAGCGGGACCAGGCCGGGGAGTACTTTTGCAAGGCCCAGAGCGATGCTGGGGCTGCAAAGTCCCGCATTGCCCGGCTGACTGTCATAG CCCCTGATGAGATTCCTTGCAACCCAACCCCCGAGAGCTACCTTATCCGGCTGCCCCATGACTGTTTCCAGAATGCCACCAACTCCTTCTACTATGACGTGGGTCGTTGCCCTGTCAAGACCTGTGCAGGGCAGCAGGATAATGGGATCAGGTGCCGAGATGCTGTGGAGCACTGCTGTGGGATCTCCAAAACAGAGGAGAGGGAGATCCAGTGCAGCGGGTACACGCTGCCCACCAAGGTGGCCACGGAGTGCAGCTGCCAGCGGTGTACGGAGACTCGGAGAATTGTGCGGGGCCGAGTCAGCGCAGCCGACAACGGGGAACCCCTGCGCTTCGGCCACGTGTACATGGGGAACACTCGTGTGAGCATGACCGGCTACAAGGGCACGTTCACTCTGCATGTCCCTCAGGACACAGAGAGGCTGGTGCTCACGTTTGTGGACAGGATGCAGAAGTTCGTCAACACCACCAAAGTGCTGCCCTTCAATAAGAAGGGGAGTGCTGTGTTCCATGAGATCAAGATGCTTCGGCGGAAAGAGCCCATCACCTTGGAGGCCATGGAGACCAACATTATTCCTTTGGGGGACATGGCTGGTGAAGACCCTGTGGCTGAGCTGGAGATCCCATCCAAGAGTTTCTACCGGCAGAACGGGGAGCCCTACATGGGAAAAGTAAAGGCCAGTGTGACCTTCCTGGATCCCCGGAATATTTCCACAGCTACTGCTGCCCAGAGTGACCTGAACTTCATCAATGATGAAGGAGACACTTTCCCTCTTCGGACATATGGCATGTTCTCGGTGGACTTCAGAGATGAAGCCACCTCAGAGTCCCTTAATGTTGGCAAGGTGAAGGTTCATCTTGACTCAACCCAGGTCAAGATGCCAGAGCATGTGCCCATGATGAAACTCTGGTCGCTCAACCCAGAAACAGGGCTGTGGGAGGAGGAAAGTGACTTCAAACCTGAAAGCCAAAGGCGGAACAGAAGGGAAGACAGGACCTTCCTGGTGGGCAACATGGAGATCCGTGAGCGGAGGCTTTTTAACCTGGATGTCCCGGAAAGCAGGAGGTGCTTCATCAAGGTGAGGGCCTACAGGAGTGAGAGGTTCTTGCCCAGTGAGCAAATCCAGGGGGTTGTGGTCTCTGTGATCAACCTGGAGCCGAGGACTGGCTTCTCCTCCAACCCCAGGGCCTGGGGCCGCTTTGACAGTGTCCTCACGGGTCCCAAtggggcctgcctgcctgccttctgtGATGACCAGTCCCCCGATGCTTACTCTGCCTATGTCTTGGCCAGCCTGGCTGGGGAAGAACTGGAAGCAGTGGAGTCTTCTCCTAAATTCAACCCAAATGCAATTGGTGTCCCTCAGCCCTACCTCAACAAGCTCAAGTACCGCCGGACAGACCATGAGGACCCACGGGTCAAGAAGACAGCTTTCCAGATCAGCATGGCCAAGCCACGGCCCAACGCAGCTGAGGAGGGCAATGGACCCATCTATGCATTTGAGAACCTCCGGGCATGCGAGGACGCACCACCCAGTGCGGCCCATTTCCGGTTCTACCAGATTGAGGGGGATCGGTATGACTATAACACAGTCCCATTCAACGATGATGACCCCATGAGCTGGACTGAAGACTACCTGGCATGGTGGCCGAAGCCAATGGAGTTCAGGGCTTGCTTCATCAAGGTGAAGATTGTGGGGCCACTGGAGATAAATGTGCGATCCCGTAACATGGGGGGCACCCACCGGCGGACGGTGGGAAAGCTATATGGAATCCGGGATGTGAAGAGCACACGGGACAGGGACCAGCCCAACGTCTCCTCTGCCTGTTTGGAGTTCAAGTGCAGTGGGATGCTCTATGACCAGGACCGTGTGGACCGCACCCTGGTGAAGGTCGTCCCCCAGGGCAGTTGCCAACGAGCCAGTGTAAACTCTATGCTGCATGAGTACCTGGTCAACCACCTACCGCTGGCGGTCAACAACGACACCAGTGAGTACACCATGCTGGCGCCCTTGGACCCACTGGGCCACAACTATGGCATCTACACTGTCACTGACCAGGACCCTCGCACGGCCAAGGAGATTGCGCTCGGCCGGTGCTTTGATGGCACATCCGATGGCTCCTCCAGAGTCATGAAGGCCAATGTGGGAGTGGCCCTCACCTTTAACTGCGTAGAGAGGCAGGTGGGCCGTCAGAGTGCCTTCCAGTACCTCCAGAACACCCCGGCCCAGCCCTCTCCTGCAAGCACTGTCAGGGGAAGAGTGCCCTCAAGGAGGCAGCGGGCAAGTCAGGGTAGCCAGCGTGGAGGGGTGGCCTCTCTGAGGTTTCCTGGGGCTGCTCAGCAGCCTCTGAGCGACTGA
- the CILP gene encoding cartilage intermediate layer protein 1 isoform X1: MAGTKACMFFLVLEITSALGRQMMLTQSVRRVQPGKRTSDVFAKPANLLDIGSHLALSLSGPGEWTTWFNIDHPGGQGDYERLDAIQFYYGDRVCARPLRLEARTTNWKPAGSTGQVVHGSPLEGFWCLNREQRPGQNCSNYTVRFLCPPGSLRRDTEHSLWSPWSPWSKCSAACGHPGVQTRTRTCLAETVSLCSEATEEGRHCMEQACSACDLTCPMGKANAECDACMCQDFVLYGAVSLPGGAPASGASVYLLTKTPKLLTQTDSSGRFRVPGLCPDGKSILKITKTKFVPIRLTVPKTRLKAATIRAEFIRAETPYIVMNPETKARRAGQSVSLCCKATGKPKPDKYFWYHNNTLLDPSLYKHDSKLVLKNLQRDQAGEYFCKAQSDAGAAKSRIARLTVIAPDEIPCNPTPESYLIRLPHDCFQNATNSFYYDVGRCPVKTCAGQQDNGIRCRDAVEHCCGISKTEEREIQCSGYTLPTKVATECSCQRCTETRRIVRGRVSAADNGEPLRFGHVYMGNTRVSMTGYKGTFTLHVPQDTERLVLTFVDRMQKFVNTTKVLPFNKKGSAVFHEIKMLRRKEPITLEAMETNIIPLGDMAGEDPVAELEIPSKSFYRQNGEPYMGKVKASVTFLDPRNISTATAAQSDLNFINDEGDTFPLRTYGMFSVDFRDEATSESLNVGKVKVHLDSTQVKMPEHVPMMKLWSLNPETGLWEEESDFKPESQRRNRREDRTFLVGNMEIRERRLFNLDVPESRRCFIKVRAYRSERFLPSEQIQGVVVSVINLEPRTGFSSNPRAWGRFDSVLTGPNGACLPAFCDDQSPDAYSAYVLASLAGEELEAVESSPKFNPNAIGVPQPYLNKLKYRRTDHEDPRVKKTAFQISMAKPRPNAAEEGNGPIYAFENLRACEDAPPSAAHFRFYQIEGDRYDYNTVPFNDDDPMSWTEDYLAWWPKPMEFRACFIKVKIVGPLEINVRSRNMGGTHRRTVGKLYGIRDVKSTRDRDQPNVSSACLEFKCSGMLYDQDRVDRTLVKVVPQGSCQRASVNSMLHEYLVNHLPLAVNNDTSEYTMLAPLDPLGHNYGIYTVTDQDPRTAKEIALGRCFDGTSDGSSRVMKANVGVALTFNCVERQVGRQSAFQYLQNTPAQPSPASTVRGRVPSRRQRASQGSQRGGVASLRFPGAAQQPLSD, encoded by the exons GGAGGCAGATGATGCTCACTCAGTCAGTAAGAAGAGTCCAGCCTGGGAAGAGGACCTCAGACGTCTTTGCCAAGCCTGCCAACCTCCTGGACA TTGGCTCCCacctggctctctctctctcaggtccTGGGGAGTGGACGACCTGGTTCAACATTGACCACCCGGGTGGGCAGGGTGACTACGAACGGCTGGATGCCATTCAGTTCTACTATGGGGACCGGGTGTGCGCTCGGCCCCTGCGGCTAGAGGCTCGAACCACCAACTGGAAGCCTGCAGGCAGCACCGGCCAAGTGGTCCATGGCAGCCCCCTCGAGGGCTTCTGGTGCCTCAACAGGGAGCAGCGACCCGGCCAGAACTGCTCTAATTACACCGTGCGCTTCCTCTGCCCTCCGG GATCCTTGCGCCGAGACACAGAGCACAGCCTCTGGAGTCCGTGGTCTCCCTGGAGCAAGTGTTCTGCTGCTTGTGGTCACCCTGGGGTCCAGACCCGAACGCGCACCTGCTTGGCGGAGACGGTGTCACTGTGCAGTGAGGCCACCGAGGAGGGCCGGCACTGCATGGAACAGGCCTGTTCAG CCTGTGACCTTACCTGCCCCATGGGCAAGGCGAATGCTGAGTGTGACGCATGCATGTGCCAGGACTTCGTGCTGTATGGGGCTGTCTCCCTCCCTGGGGGTGCCCCAGCCTCAGGGGCTTCTGTCTACCTCCTGACCAAGACACCTAAGCTACTGACCCAGACGGACAGCAGTGGGAGGTTCCGAGTCCCCGGGTTGTGCCCCGATGGCAAAAGCATCCTGAAGATCACAAAGACCAAGTTTGTGCCTATCCGCCTCACGGTGCCTAAGACCAGACTGAAGGCAGCCACCATCAGGGCGGAGTTCATAAGGGCAG AAACCCCGTACATTGTGATGAACCCTGAGACAAAAGCACGAAGAGCTGGGCAGAGCGTGTCCCTGTGCTGTaaggccacagggaagcccaaaccagaCAAGTATTTCTG GTACCATAACAACACACTGTTGGACCCCTCCCTCTACAAGCATGACAGCAAGCTGGTGCTGAAGAATCTGCAGCGGGACCAGGCCGGGGAGTACTTTTGCAAGGCCCAGAGCGATGCTGGGGCTGCAAAGTCCCGCATTGCCCGGCTGACTGTCATAG CCCCTGATGAGATTCCTTGCAACCCAACCCCCGAGAGCTACCTTATCCGGCTGCCCCATGACTGTTTCCAGAATGCCACCAACTCCTTCTACTATGACGTGGGTCGTTGCCCTGTCAAGACCTGTGCAGGGCAGCAGGATAATGGGATCAGGTGCCGAGATGCTGTGGAGCACTGCTGTGGGATCTCCAAAACAGAGGAGAGGGAGATCCAGTGCAGCGGGTACACGCTGCCCACCAAGGTGGCCACGGAGTGCAGCTGCCAGCGGTGTACGGAGACTCGGAGAATTGTGCGGGGCCGAGTCAGCGCAGCCGACAACGGGGAACCCCTGCGCTTCGGCCACGTGTACATGGGGAACACTCGTGTGAGCATGACCGGCTACAAGGGCACGTTCACTCTGCATGTCCCTCAGGACACAGAGAGGCTGGTGCTCACGTTTGTGGACAGGATGCAGAAGTTCGTCAACACCACCAAAGTGCTGCCCTTCAATAAGAAGGGGAGTGCTGTGTTCCATGAGATCAAGATGCTTCGGCGGAAAGAGCCCATCACCTTGGAGGCCATGGAGACCAACATTATTCCTTTGGGGGACATGGCTGGTGAAGACCCTGTGGCTGAGCTGGAGATCCCATCCAAGAGTTTCTACCGGCAGAACGGGGAGCCCTACATGGGAAAAGTAAAGGCCAGTGTGACCTTCCTGGATCCCCGGAATATTTCCACAGCTACTGCTGCCCAGAGTGACCTGAACTTCATCAATGATGAAGGAGACACTTTCCCTCTTCGGACATATGGCATGTTCTCGGTGGACTTCAGAGATGAAGCCACCTCAGAGTCCCTTAATGTTGGCAAGGTGAAGGTTCATCTTGACTCAACCCAGGTCAAGATGCCAGAGCATGTGCCCATGATGAAACTCTGGTCGCTCAACCCAGAAACAGGGCTGTGGGAGGAGGAAAGTGACTTCAAACCTGAAAGCCAAAGGCGGAACAGAAGGGAAGACAGGACCTTCCTGGTGGGCAACATGGAGATCCGTGAGCGGAGGCTTTTTAACCTGGATGTCCCGGAAAGCAGGAGGTGCTTCATCAAGGTGAGGGCCTACAGGAGTGAGAGGTTCTTGCCCAGTGAGCAAATCCAGGGGGTTGTGGTCTCTGTGATCAACCTGGAGCCGAGGACTGGCTTCTCCTCCAACCCCAGGGCCTGGGGCCGCTTTGACAGTGTCCTCACGGGTCCCAAtggggcctgcctgcctgccttctgtGATGACCAGTCCCCCGATGCTTACTCTGCCTATGTCTTGGCCAGCCTGGCTGGGGAAGAACTGGAAGCAGTGGAGTCTTCTCCTAAATTCAACCCAAATGCAATTGGTGTCCCTCAGCCCTACCTCAACAAGCTCAAGTACCGCCGGACAGACCATGAGGACCCACGGGTCAAGAAGACAGCTTTCCAGATCAGCATGGCCAAGCCACGGCCCAACGCAGCTGAGGAGGGCAATGGACCCATCTATGCATTTGAGAACCTCCGGGCATGCGAGGACGCACCACCCAGTGCGGCCCATTTCCGGTTCTACCAGATTGAGGGGGATCGGTATGACTATAACACAGTCCCATTCAACGATGATGACCCCATGAGCTGGACTGAAGACTACCTGGCATGGTGGCCGAAGCCAATGGAGTTCAGGGCTTGCTTCATCAAGGTGAAGATTGTGGGGCCACTGGAGATAAATGTGCGATCCCGTAACATGGGGGGCACCCACCGGCGGACGGTGGGAAAGCTATATGGAATCCGGGATGTGAAGAGCACACGGGACAGGGACCAGCCCAACGTCTCCTCTGCCTGTTTGGAGTTCAAGTGCAGTGGGATGCTCTATGACCAGGACCGTGTGGACCGCACCCTGGTGAAGGTCGTCCCCCAGGGCAGTTGCCAACGAGCCAGTGTAAACTCTATGCTGCATGAGTACCTGGTCAACCACCTACCGCTGGCGGTCAACAACGACACCAGTGAGTACACCATGCTGGCGCCCTTGGACCCACTGGGCCACAACTATGGCATCTACACTGTCACTGACCAGGACCCTCGCACGGCCAAGGAGATTGCGCTCGGCCGGTGCTTTGATGGCACATCCGATGGCTCCTCCAGAGTCATGAAGGCCAATGTGGGAGTGGCCCTCACCTTTAACTGCGTAGAGAGGCAGGTGGGCCGTCAGAGTGCCTTCCAGTACCTCCAGAACACCCCGGCCCAGCCCTCTCCTGCAAGCACTGTCAGGGGAAGAGTGCCCTCAAGGAGGCAGCGGGCAAGTCAGGGTAGCCAGCGTGGAGGGGTGGCCTCTCTGAGGTTTCCTGGGGCTGCTCAGCAGCCTCTGAGCGACTGA